The nucleotide window gagtcaatctTGTATCAATTTTATATATAGGATTAATGTTTtatttcactagcattgaaatttaTTTGATTCAAGGTTGGGCAAGGGCCCAATGCTCATTACCATAGGCATGAGTACTGCTTAATAAATTGTACATACCGTTAGAACTTGGAAGGTGTGGCCATGTGTATAAATAAATAATACATATATAGAATGACAGATAACTTTTTAGTGGCTAGGTATCGTACTGACTTAGTCCCTCCGCCTAGAAAAGAATGAAATTGTAGCATAGTACTAAGTTAAAATATGCTGACTTTGACCaactatatataaaaaaattaatatttataatataaataAGTATTGCTAGATTTGTTACGAGGTCTATATAATTGTTAATATTTTTACTTTATATTTGATTGAACTTAGGTGATTAAAAATACACctaaaattgatttttttttgagaCAGAGGTACTACACCATTATATAGAGTACCATTATTAATTTCTAGACGACACACAACATTAATTTCCAAGAGCTGAACAATCACGTGCTTACGCGCGAACAGCCCAACACACGAAGGACATCAAGCGCCCATATACAGGCGGGCTGGCAACCTGGGCTCGACCACGGCATTGAGCGGGAACTTTCGCAGCATCGCGATCACGAAGGTCTCCTCCATGCTCCTCCGCCGTCAGTCCGTCACGCCGTCCGGAAGCCTCCACTCAAAGCCGTGAAGCAGATTGGCAAGGCCCAAAGCCACCACCTTTAGCGCGAGGTTGAACCACATCCGCCGACCAGAGCCGAACGGCACCAGCTGGAAGTCCTGGCCCCTCGTGTCGATCTTGCTCTCGAGGAACCGCTCCGGCCGGAACTCCTCCGGCGCGTCCCACAGTGCAGGGTCGCGGCCGATTCCCCACACGTTGATGAACACGACCGTGCCGGCGAGTAGGGCTGGATTCGAGCAAGCTCGGCTTGGCTCGGTCGAGCTCAAGCTGACTCGTTAGGATGACGAGTCAGTTCAACTCGGCTCGTTAATATTACGAGCTAGAGGAGTAGCTCGGCTCGTCTCGTTACCGAGCTCGAGCTGACTCATTTAGCTCGTGAGCTACTAAAAAAATAGAACACACATATTTATAATGTTTATGTTACATTAATTCTAGAAAGTGACGTCCACCGttatgcaaccatacatgattaatacatatcaggTTCATTAAAAGTTTCAACCATACAACATAACTAGTCCATCCATGATCATGCAGTTCCAGCATACTAACTAGTTGCTTACTGTAACAAACTTAGAAAAGTCCACAGATTCAATGTCAGCATTATCTTTTCACTGGAAAAGAATCCATAAATCAATATTTAAGTACCacaataattataaaattaaaattcatataAAACATCTAGAAATAAGAATTACATACCAATAGAATAGGTGTATATTTAtaggtcagcatcatcatcttctggatTCATGGTCGTGGGCTAATA belongs to Miscanthus floridulus cultivar M001 chromosome 4, ASM1932011v1, whole genome shotgun sequence and includes:
- the LOC136548714 gene encoding dimethylnonatriene synthase-like, translated to MRVHPPASMLAPHVAREDMSMDGYDVLAALLAGTVVFINVWGIGRDPALWDAPEEFRPERFLESKIDTRGQDFQLVPFGSGRRMWFNLALKVVALGLANLLHGFEWRLPDGVTD